GAACAAGAGGTTCAAATTAAATCTGCCCGTAGCTCTGTACATGCCATATGGCCTTTACATTTGTCAAACATACTTTTCAAGGGTGAATTTCACTGTGTCCTCGTTGTGAGTTGCAACCATGATATTTGCTTTCCTGCTGTGATTAATCTCCTCCAGCAAGTACTCCAAACACCTGGACAAACATCAAAGCAGATGGTTAGGATTTAGACATTTTCTAGCCAAGTCACGAGCggccttaataataataattaaataaacataCTTGTGATACATCCTGTTAGTGGCCTCGTAGTCGGGGTTTATCGGGTCTTCGTAGCCAATCTCTTTGgccctgtctctctcttggTACATGTAGGCTCCACGAACCAGTTTGACACCAAAGTACCAGCCCTCCCGTCGTGACAGCTCAACATCCATAGTTACATTGTCATAGGCGTCCTAATATTATGAGcacaataaaatcaaacaatCCTTCGAGGTCAGGGTGCTCGAGTTCATGTGTACATAAACAAGATTTAATTTGACTAAATGAATATTCAATAGTAGAAGTGGTGATGATTAGCTGTAATGAGAGAACTGAGGCCTCACCTTGAGGTAACACTGGTaagtgttgaaaataattggctTTTCTGTGTTGAATTTCCTCTGCATTTCCAGGGTCAGTCGACTAATCGCCGGTTGAAAGTACGTCTGCTCGGCGTCCACCATGAGCCTTACCCCTTTCGCCATGGCATGCTAGTGAGCACAGATAAGTTATATTTACAGGTTTTACAAGGGACACTGTGTTCATGTGCAAGATAAACAAGGGTTcataaaaacaatacaatattatttgaTTCCGTTGAACCAAGTTTGCAATTGCAATACATTGGATTTAGATTTCTATACCGCCTCAAAGAACTGTTTCCTAGACGCACGTGTATTTCCTTTGGTTGGCTTTACCTTGGCCAGAATGTCCACTCTTTGCAGCATTCTCTTCATCTGCCTTTCCTCCTCGGCTGTAAACGTGTTCAACAAAGGCTCCAGCTGGCCGGTCTGCGCAGCCAACACACAAAACATCAAACTGTTGGGCATTCGCTTTCAAAGCCATCTTCATGGATAAACCGGCAAATTGAATCAATGTGTGAAACGTTGGGTGGAGAGCAGCATGAGTGACTTTTCTTAAATGCACACGATAGCACTGGTTACATAAACGTATGCAATATAACTCAATTCATACCAACTCTGCATGTATGGAGCACAGTGAGTCCCAAATGATAATATGACTTCCCCGCATGAGATATGAAGACTTGAAGATATGATATTGCAACACAAATTATTATCTTGTGGGAAGAAGACGTGGATCAATTTGTTCCCACAATATGATAAAGAAGTCCTAATGAGGGAGTAAAATGATGAAACCAGTTATGCTTATCAGCTGTTTATGAGGCCATTAACAATAATATCTGTAAAATGTTGGGTCTGAAATTACTAAATTGATTCAAACTGAGAACCAATTGTGCGACtttatttcccctttttctcTCAAAGTTCTTGGCACGCCACTTAATATTAATATGACTCACCTGAAGGTTTGGCACCATGAGCAGATTGGAGATTTTTGTTGTATCGTCTATTAAACTGTTCCAGTCCAGCAGATCGATCGTTCTGCCAATAAGATGTGAGGAAATGTAAATTACAATATGTTACCACTCTGTTCACTAAACAGAGATTCAAGAACCGAACTGTATTGATGCACTATTAATATGACGCATTTGTTGTCATCATTGCAGTATTGTGTGACGATCTTACCCCGACAAACCCAGCTTCTCTCCAGTAAACCAATTCTCTTTGTCATCCACGGCTCCACTATCCATCTTAGTCAAAGTTTTCTAGAAAGAGATATTTCAGAGATTGAAAACATATTGCAGACGATTATTGCACATGGCACTTAAAGTCACAACTAAAGAACATGTTAAAAACAACTATAAATGAGGTCACCGGTTATGGATGAATCGGCGTTGACCGGCTAAGACGCACCTTGAGTGGTTCCAGCTCCAGCTTTTGTTCCAGAACCATCATGTCAGACTTTCCCTGCTTTGCTGCGAGGAAGTTAAAGAACTGTCTCCATTTAACCAGGACTTCTGAAAACTGGAGCTGTTCAAACACAGAACAATGCATCAATGATACAATTATTATATTGATGTCAGATTTGAGTCATATAGTAAGGAGGTCAGCCAGAGACATCTGTGTCAATTGACCCATACctttcatattcatatatatctgAGGTCTTATTTTCCTGCCACTTTTTATGAAATGACAAATTCTGGATGCTGAATTATAATTTCAGTGATAACACAATGATGTGGACTTAAGATCATTCATACTATCAACTGGCATTGACTCAAAACCATAAAGAGATCACTAAATGGCGAATGTTTTTTTTGCCTATTAATCTGTAACACACGGCAAATGGTTTGTTCGTAGTAGAATTCAAAGTGCTCCGATTGCCCACCAATACCAGTCACACTTATTTAAATACTGTAATAATTACTTGCGGTTAATATTGAAATCATAAAATTAAACTTACAAGGAACTGTGGGCGTCCGAGAGCAGTCATTTTGATGGCAGAAAATCCATCTGTAGAGGCTCCCCCTGAAATTTAGAACCTTTATGTTTATTTGGTGTGATTCAAAACTATCTTTATCACACTTGAGTGTAATAATATCAATTTTAATACAATATTTTGTAACTGCTTACTCATAAAACCGACTCACCAGAGGCGCTAATGCAGTTTATGAATGTCTCCATTTGGTTGTCACATTTGGACTCATCTGCATAGAAGTAGGTACGAGCGCTAGTAACCCCTCCACGCCTGTCCCCAAACTGACGATGCGCCTTGTACTTCTTCTCACGACAATCTGCGTCTGGAATGAGAAGAACAGAATAATTTCAATCCTGCAAGCTTTTGTTTTGAGTACTgtccatgtatttattcatgccaaAATAAATCCATCACAAGCACATGGGAACATTCAGTTGATACATTATTCTTCTAGAGATAACTTGATATTTATGTGGAAACAATGTATATCACCACAAATTATACGGGAGCAACGACGACCATCATTAAAATGACTGCCAGAGAGTGATTCTAAGAATATGTATTCAGGAAATGCTTTAAAATAGGACCAGAGAAAGCACTGGCAGGTGAATGATTCAAGTTGTAAACATTAGCCACGCAACAGGAAGAGAATGTCCTCTCGCTTTTGACATTGGATTAGATATTTTAGATGCCACTCAAACCAGATGTAACCAGTACTCTCTGGGGCAGACCACATGGCCATATGTCTAGACATACCAACACTGACACTTGTTTGGCATTCAGGTCAAGCTGAAGCAACTGAATATCAAAGGAATCCACTGTAGTTCAGTCTTACCTGCCAACTGTATCAGTTATTTAGTCAATGAAGCATGCAGGGGCTGATTGTGCATCACATTAGGAAACTAAACAGTAAGACTACTTTACATATAATAAATCAGTTATTTTTGATTGATTTACAAACCTGGACTTTCTTTCTCTGCTTCAGAAACACATGcactgaaaaagaagaagagatgtgTCATCAGGAGAGAACAGCAAACAATGCATCTACCTAAACGGGTTTATTTCAACACGTAAAGAGATTATAGAAGATATATGTAATCTCAGTTTTATCACATCTCACGTCACTTGCAGTGTTAGACATCAGTTAATTAAGCCGGTGGTGACCACAGTAAGGTGTTGAGAAAAGGCAAATGTCATTTTAACCAGTCTTGCTGTGACCTTTTTATGCAGTTATGATAAAGTGATGCTTTTGTAGACATTCTGTGACATGAGAGAAGCATGAGGGGAACAAAGTCTGAACATGTCTTCTCCGTGGGCCTAAtcgtcttttcttttcatgaacTTGATTCAGATCATTTGATcctaaataaaaatatgttttcatttagtTCAGCACGTGTATGTTTGTGCCGAGTGAGATGATCTATGGTTTCCCAACCCCAATTATTGTGTAACACTCTAAAAGGCTGGCAGAATTTATAGGAGGTACATCCCCCtgctcaaccaatcagaagagAGGGGACTCGCTGAGCTGACCAACAAAGGCATGttgttattatggtctgtccatGTGTCGACATAGTGTAGATTACATGCCTCGTGTTTAGTTGATCAGAAGCCTAATGGAAGCTAGAACTAAAGTGATAAGATAAATTGTAGtctttttgattgttttttaatCTGTTCTTATTGTAAACAAAGAAGTCATGAGATAATTTAGACGGGGAAGACATGTAATAAAGACCAAGGTGAGGGGAATAAATCCCAAGTTCACTAACAGAGTATTAAACTAATGTGGGTTGACTAGACTTTTAACCAGTGTAATCAAGCATATTCTACACACCTGTGTTATTATCGGCTAAAAGGGGACAAAGGGCAAAATGACCTGTTGGGGGCT
The window above is part of the Pseudoliparis swirei isolate HS2019 ecotype Mariana Trench chromosome 15, NWPU_hadal_v1, whole genome shotgun sequence genome. Proteins encoded here:
- the prodha gene encoding proline dehydrogenase 1, mitochondrial: MSYAKFVAALFRANPGNVRNIRSSPGRCRSTVASTKSKGEKVQQTDGCAAVDAARVELINQTKNVENTQLCKSTIDFDNTEEAYKSKDNVELLRSLLVFKLCTIDVLVEKNKELMDLTKKLLGQWMFEKLMKMTFYGQFVAGEDHNAIKPLIQKNQAFGVGAVLDYSVEEDLTQEEAVKKEMDACVSEAEKESPDADCREKKYKAHRQFGDRRGGVTSARTYFYADESKCDNQMETFINCISASGGASTDGFSAIKMTALGRPQFLLQFSEVLVKWRQFFNFLAAKQGKSDMMVLEQKLELEPLKKTLTKMDSGAVDDKENWFTGEKLGLSGTIDLLDWNSLIDDTTKISNLLMVPNLQTGQLEPLLNTFTAEEERQMKRMLQRVDILAKHAMAKGVRLMVDAEQTYFQPAISRLTLEMQRKFNTEKPIIFNTYQCYLKDAYDNVTMDVELSRREGWYFGVKLVRGAYMYQERDRAKEIGYEDPINPDYEATNRMYHKCLEYLLEEINHSRKANIMVATHNEDTVKFTLEKMNEMGLSPTENKVYFGQLLGMCDQISFPLGQAGFPVYKYVPYGPVNEVIPYLSRRAQENRGFMKGSQRERSLLWTELRRRVLAGQMFYKPVY